A single window of Pseudoduganella plicata DNA harbors:
- a CDS encoding CpaF family protein, with protein MTMPSTSLRERLASGSVARPTAQRGPIDNRGYHQLKSRIHEALLDRVDLESMGRLTPDQIRQELRLLVERLLEEEMVVINDAERKTLTRDIQNEMLGFGPLEPLLEDPTVSDILVNTHKQVYVERRGKLELTDVTFTDDAHLMKIIDKIVSRVGRRIDESSPMVDARLPDGSRVNAIIPPLAIDGPVMSIRRFSADPLRLADLVSYGSVTADMAEVLQGLGKAKVNILISGGTGSGKTTMLNVISGFINPTERIVTVEDAAELQLQQPHVVRLETRPANIEGKGEVTQRALVRNALRMRPDRIILGEVRGAEALDMLGAMNTGHEGSMATIHANTPRDALTRLENMVSMAAGTLPPRAMRQQISAAVGVVVQVSRLTDGKRKVLSISEVTGMEGDVITMQEIFSFKQTGVTDDGTVLGHFSASGVRPRFAERLRTFGVNLSPQVFEPR; from the coding sequence ATGACCATGCCCTCCACTTCCCTGCGCGAACGCCTGGCCTCCGGCAGCGTGGCGCGCCCGACGGCCCAGCGCGGGCCGATCGACAACCGCGGCTATCACCAGCTGAAAAGTCGCATCCACGAGGCGCTGCTGGACCGCGTCGACCTGGAAAGCATGGGGCGCCTGACGCCGGACCAGATCCGCCAGGAGCTGCGCCTGCTGGTCGAACGGCTGCTCGAAGAAGAGATGGTCGTCATCAACGACGCGGAGCGCAAGACGCTGACGCGCGACATCCAGAACGAGATGCTGGGTTTCGGCCCGCTCGAGCCGCTGCTGGAAGACCCGACCGTTTCCGATATCCTCGTCAACACGCACAAGCAGGTGTACGTCGAGCGGCGCGGCAAGCTGGAACTGACGGACGTGACGTTTACGGACGACGCGCACTTGATGAAGATTATCGACAAGATCGTCTCGCGGGTGGGCCGCCGTATCGACGAATCGAGCCCGATGGTCGATGCGCGCCTGCCGGACGGCTCGCGCGTAAATGCCATCATCCCGCCGCTGGCGATCGACGGTCCCGTGATGTCGATCCGGCGCTTCTCGGCCGATCCGTTGCGCCTGGCCGACCTGGTGTCCTACGGCAGCGTGACGGCCGACATGGCCGAGGTGCTGCAAGGTCTTGGTAAAGCCAAGGTCAACATCCTGATCTCGGGCGGCACGGGCAGCGGCAAGACGACGATGCTCAACGTGATCTCAGGCTTCATCAACCCGACGGAACGGATCGTCACGGTGGAAGACGCGGCCGAACTGCAGCTGCAGCAGCCGCACGTGGTGCGCCTGGAAACGCGCCCCGCCAATATCGAAGGCAAGGGCGAAGTGACGCAGCGGGCGCTGGTGCGCAACGCGCTGCGGATGCGGCCCGATCGCATTATCCTGGGCGAGGTGCGCGGCGCCGAGGCGCTGGACATGCTGGGCGCCATGAACACGGGCCACGAAGGCTCGATGGCAACCATCCACGCCAACACGCCGCGCGATGCGCTGACGCGCCTGGAAAACATGGTCAGCATGGCGGCCGGCACCCTGCCGCCGCGTGCCATGCGCCAGCAGATCAGCGCCGCCGTGGGTGTCGTCGTGCAGGTCTCGCGCCTGACGGACGGCAAGCGCAAGGTGCTGTCGATCTCCGAGGTGACGGGGATGGAGGGCGATGTCATCACGATGCAGGAGATTTTTTCGTTCAAGCAGACCGGCGTGACGGACGACGGCACGGTGCTGGGCCACTTCAGTGCCAGCGGCGTGCGCCCGCGCTTTGCCGAGCGCCTGCGCACGTTCGGCGTGAACCTGTCGCCCCAGGTCTTCGAGCCGCGCTGA
- a CDS encoding type II secretion system F family protein, with protein sequence MDITFLFLLLLIFAAVLLLVWGVYVGWSTHRDPEAERVARRLRGVIGGETKATDVTIVKERRLSANPDVHLMLRRLPGTAALDRMLLQAGAGYMVARLLCLCAGGFLLGLVLAFMLHLPGFAVLLTAVGMGVAPLLHLARSKAARMAKFERQLPEALDMMSRAMRAGHAFPTALKLVGDEVGAPLGEEFKAAFDEVNFGVAMGDALNNLAQRVPSMDLQYFVVAVLIQRETGGNLTELLTSISAIIRDRHKLLGQVRVLSAEGRMSAWILCLLPFGAGGMMYLANPETMGVLVTDPTGRKMLYGAAVMMAAGVLAIRKLIRLRV encoded by the coding sequence ATGGACATCACCTTCCTGTTCCTGCTACTGCTGATCTTTGCCGCCGTATTGCTGCTGGTATGGGGTGTCTACGTGGGCTGGAGCACGCACCGCGATCCGGAAGCGGAACGGGTGGCGCGCCGGCTGCGCGGCGTCATCGGCGGCGAGACCAAGGCAACCGACGTCACCATCGTCAAGGAGCGTCGCCTCAGCGCCAATCCGGACGTGCACCTGATGCTGCGCCGCCTGCCCGGCACCGCGGCGCTGGACCGCATGCTGTTGCAGGCCGGTGCCGGCTACATGGTCGCGCGCCTGCTCTGTCTGTGCGCCGGCGGCTTCCTGCTCGGCCTCGTGCTGGCGTTCATGCTGCACCTGCCGGGATTCGCGGTGCTGTTGACGGCTGTCGGCATGGGCGTGGCGCCGCTGCTGCATCTGGCGCGCAGCAAGGCGGCCAGGATGGCGAAATTCGAACGCCAGTTGCCCGAAGCGCTGGATATGATGAGCCGCGCCATGCGCGCCGGTCACGCGTTCCCGACGGCGTTGAAGCTGGTGGGCGACGAGGTAGGCGCGCCGCTGGGCGAGGAATTCAAGGCCGCGTTCGACGAAGTCAATTTCGGCGTGGCGATGGGCGATGCGCTGAACAACCTGGCGCAGCGCGTGCCGAGCATGGATCTGCAGTACTTTGTGGTCGCGGTGCTGATCCAGCGCGAGACGGGCGGCAACCTGACGGAGCTGCTGACATCGATCAGCGCCATCATCCGTGACCGTCACAAGTTGCTGGGGCAGGTACGCGTGCTGTCGGCGGAAGGCCGCATGTCGGCGTGGATCCTGTGCCTGCTGCCGTTCGGCGCGGGCGGCATGATGTACCTGGCGAACCCGGAAACGATGGGCGTGCTCGTGACGGATCCGACCGGGCGCAAGATGCTGTACGGCGCCGCCGTGATGATGGCGGCGGGCGTGCTGGCCATCCGCAAGCTGATCCGCCTGCGTGTCTGA
- a CDS encoding type II secretion system F family protein — MTISQLLILAALFIAIFGLVALTMLVLTRDPVKGRLTALDERETRAAPRGNWLQRLAQLAEPLARLSVPAEGWEGSPVRLRFIHAGWRNPTTPGLFHAGKTALTVGLPLLLYLVLRHDAERAASMTILWLVIAAACGYYLPDVILKRKIAERQREIFESFPDALDLMTVCVEAGLAMDAALARVGAEIGLKSAILAEELQLVTLELRAGSAKDKALRNLALRTGVEDVDALVKMLIQADRFGTSVGVALRVQSEQLRTRRRQMVEEQAAKIATKLLFPLIFFIFPALLVVLLGPAVLQIMQALKPVTATVG; from the coding sequence ATGACGATTTCTCAACTGCTGATCCTTGCCGCCCTGTTCATCGCGATCTTCGGCCTTGTCGCGCTGACGATGCTGGTGCTCACGCGCGATCCGGTCAAGGGGCGCCTGACGGCGCTGGACGAGCGCGAGACCCGCGCCGCGCCGCGCGGAAACTGGCTGCAGCGGCTGGCGCAGCTGGCCGAGCCGCTGGCGCGGCTGTCCGTTCCCGCCGAAGGCTGGGAAGGTTCGCCCGTTCGACTGCGGTTCATCCACGCGGGCTGGCGCAATCCCACAACGCCGGGGCTGTTCCACGCCGGGAAAACAGCACTGACAGTGGGATTGCCGCTGCTGCTGTATCTTGTGTTGCGCCACGACGCGGAGCGTGCCGCCAGCATGACGATCCTGTGGCTGGTGATCGCCGCAGCCTGCGGCTACTATCTCCCCGACGTGATCCTCAAGCGCAAGATCGCCGAACGCCAGCGCGAAATCTTCGAGAGCTTCCCGGACGCGCTGGACCTGATGACGGTCTGCGTGGAAGCCGGCCTGGCGATGGATGCGGCGCTGGCGCGCGTGGGTGCCGAGATCGGCCTGAAAAGCGCCATCCTGGCCGAGGAGCTGCAGCTGGTGACGCTGGAGCTGCGCGCCGGCAGCGCCAAGGACAAGGCGCTGCGCAACCTGGCGCTGCGCACGGGTGTGGAAGATGTCGACGCACTGGTGAAGATGCTGATCCAGGCCGACCGCTTCGGCACCAGCGTCGGCGTGGCGCTGCGCGTGCAATCCGAACAACTGCGCACCCGGCGCCGCCAGATGGTGGAAGAGCAGGCGGCCAAGATCGCCACGAAATTGCTGTTCCCGCTGATCTTCTTTATCTTCCCGGCCTTGCTGGTGGTGCTGCTGGGACCTGCCGTGCTGCAGATCATGCAGGCGCTGAAGCCCGTGACCGCGACGGTAGGCTGA
- a CDS encoding TonB-dependent siderophore receptor: MSITDPLTIMVGGRLSWWEYEAVKTPANNYKINREATPFASAVYDFTKNVNGYFSYTEIFTPQNVKDANGNILDPIRGEDYEAGVKGEFFGGRLTASGSVFRINNVGRAIEDAASPDPCLPYYTTGHCRIAGGKTRSEGFELEVAGELLPGWQVMGGYTNTRTEYLVDTNAGNVGQPLRSIDPRHQLRVFTTYRPQGALQGLTVGGGAQLQSDAYATGSGLTTRQGGYTVYNAMLGYKFNERYALQVNVNNVFDKTYYKKFAPTGINNYYGDPRNVMVSLRATL; encoded by the coding sequence CTGTCGATTACCGATCCGCTGACCATCATGGTGGGCGGCCGGCTGAGCTGGTGGGAATACGAAGCCGTCAAGACGCCAGCCAACAATTACAAGATCAACCGCGAGGCGACACCGTTTGCCAGCGCCGTCTACGATTTCACAAAGAACGTCAACGGCTACTTCAGCTACACGGAGATCTTCACGCCGCAAAACGTCAAGGACGCCAACGGCAATATCCTCGATCCCATCCGTGGCGAAGACTACGAAGCGGGCGTCAAGGGCGAATTCTTCGGCGGCCGCCTGACCGCCTCTGGGAGCGTGTTCCGGATCAACAACGTGGGCCGCGCCATCGAGGATGCCGCCAGCCCCGACCCGTGCCTGCCGTACTACACGACCGGCCACTGCCGCATCGCCGGCGGCAAGACCCGGAGCGAGGGCTTCGAACTCGAGGTGGCTGGCGAACTGCTGCCCGGCTGGCAGGTCATGGGCGGCTACACCAACACGCGCACCGAATACCTGGTCGACACCAATGCCGGCAACGTCGGCCAGCCGCTGCGCTCGATCGATCCACGCCACCAGCTGCGCGTGTTCACCACCTACCGCCCCCAGGGTGCGCTGCAGGGCCTGACGGTTGGCGGCGGTGCGCAACTGCAAAGCGACGCGTACGCGACCGGCAGCGGCCTGACGACGCGCCAGGGTGGCTATACTGTCTACAACGCGATGCTGGGTTACAAGTTCAACGAGCGCTACGCGCTCCAGGTCAATGTCAACAATGTATTCGACAAGACCTACTACAAGAAGTTCGCGCCGACGGGCATCAACAATTACTACGGCGATCCGCGCAATGTGATGGTGTCGCTGCGGGCGACCTTGTAA
- a CDS encoding TonB-dependent siderophore receptor — protein MSAASTSVRLHSRCNLHATVLCASMALIYPAAHAQQVSGGPMGETDGPLPTVTVTGTAEPGTGTEGSGSLASRNATVFKGVDSVRDIPQPVTVITRQLLDDRALLDLQEVLQNTPGVSVDYVDSERVTYYSRGYQIDALQIDGFTINQSGSAFVQPDTAVLDRVEVLRGASGMLRGSGNPSATVNMVRKRPTRTLQASVGATVGSWDRYRVEGDLSGPLNAAGTVRGRVVAVNDEKDFFQKTKHEDRKVLYGVIEADLGRNTTVTASLQHTDLDANGAWGNLPANLDGSPLDLPREMYLGADWNRWNRYNQQAFAEVEHRFGNDWTIKASAAWTRLHLKKDGFKQTYFVRPAGATNPYLMNVTTAQYTGADSDQRNFNVTANGPFSLFGRTHQLVVGGESLRTDATDSWGQGNLYQLNNVDIRTWDPHTSYAERDVPMTGSAAPRSPGRRARSPRRACRLPIR, from the coding sequence ATGTCCGCCGCCAGCACGTCCGTCCGTCTCCATTCCCGCTGCAACCTTCACGCGACCGTTCTCTGCGCCAGCATGGCGCTGATCTATCCTGCGGCTCACGCGCAGCAGGTGTCGGGCGGGCCGATGGGAGAGACCGACGGTCCGCTGCCGACCGTGACGGTCACCGGCACCGCCGAGCCCGGCACGGGCACGGAGGGCTCGGGCTCGCTGGCCAGCCGCAACGCCACCGTGTTCAAGGGCGTCGATTCCGTACGCGATATCCCCCAGCCCGTGACCGTGATCACGCGCCAGTTGCTGGACGACCGCGCGCTGCTGGACTTGCAGGAGGTACTGCAGAACACGCCGGGCGTCTCGGTCGATTATGTCGACAGCGAACGTGTCACGTATTACTCGCGCGGCTACCAGATTGACGCATTGCAGATCGACGGCTTTACCATCAACCAGAGCGGCTCGGCGTTCGTCCAGCCCGATACGGCCGTGCTGGACCGCGTGGAGGTGCTGCGCGGCGCATCCGGCATGCTGCGCGGATCGGGCAACCCGTCCGCCACCGTCAACATGGTGCGCAAGCGGCCAACCAGAACCTTGCAGGCGTCCGTCGGAGCCACGGTCGGCTCGTGGGACCGCTACCGCGTCGAAGGCGACCTGTCCGGCCCGCTGAACGCGGCCGGCACCGTACGCGGCCGCGTCGTGGCCGTCAACGACGAGAAGGATTTCTTCCAGAAGACCAAGCACGAGGACCGCAAGGTGCTGTACGGCGTGATCGAGGCCGATCTCGGCCGCAACACCACCGTGACGGCCAGCCTGCAGCACACCGACCTGGACGCCAACGGTGCCTGGGGTAACCTGCCCGCCAATCTCGACGGCTCGCCGCTGGACCTGCCGCGCGAAATGTACCTGGGCGCGGACTGGAACCGCTGGAACCGCTACAACCAGCAGGCGTTCGCAGAGGTCGAACACCGCTTCGGCAACGACTGGACGATCAAGGCCAGCGCCGCGTGGACCCGGCTGCACCTGAAGAAAGACGGGTTCAAACAGACCTACTTTGTGCGCCCCGCTGGCGCGACCAATCCCTACCTGATGAACGTAACGACCGCCCAGTACACCGGCGCCGACAGCGACCAGCGCAACTTCAACGTCACGGCCAACGGGCCGTTCTCGCTGTTCGGCCGCACGCACCAGCTCGTGGTCGGCGGCGAAAGCCTGCGGACGGACGCCACCGACAGCTGGGGACAAGGCAATCTCTATCAGCTCAACAACGTCGATATCCGCACGTGGGACCCGCACACCTCGTATGCCGAGCGCGACGTCCCGATGACGGGCAGCGCTGCCCCACGTTCACCCGGCAGAAGGGCGCGTTCGCCACGGCGCGCCTGTCGATTACCGATCCGCTGA
- a CDS encoding glycoside hydrolase family 16 protein, translating to MASAAKLLCVTMALALHATAWADVPAGWRLVWADEFDVDGLPDPARWDYDTERNRAGWHNDELQYYARARLENSRVQNGKLIITARREALATQPDYGGQQYSSTRLLTRGKASWTYAFIEVRARLPCGRGSWPAIWMLGTSGRWPVDGEIDIMEHVGNKPGEILGSVYTGASNWPMGTARTDKVLLPDACHAFHNYQLTWTRERIRIGVDGRDYAELVNPQDGDYNKWPFDSPQYLLLNLAVGGGLGGEVQDASLPWQFEVDYVRVYQP from the coding sequence ATGGCCTCAGCCGCAAAATTGCTGTGCGTGACGATGGCGCTGGCGCTGCACGCCACCGCGTGGGCGGACGTGCCGGCGGGCTGGCGCCTCGTCTGGGCCGATGAATTCGACGTCGACGGCCTGCCCGATCCGGCGCGCTGGGACTATGACACGGAGCGCAACCGCGCCGGCTGGCATAACGACGAGCTGCAGTATTATGCCCGGGCCCGGCTTGAGAACAGCCGTGTCCAGAATGGCAAGCTGATCATCACCGCGCGGCGCGAAGCGCTGGCGACGCAGCCCGACTACGGCGGCCAGCAGTATTCGTCGACCCGGCTGCTCACGCGCGGCAAGGCCAGCTGGACCTATGCATTCATTGAAGTAAGGGCCAGGCTGCCTTGTGGCCGCGGCAGCTGGCCGGCGATCTGGATGCTGGGGACCAGCGGCAGATGGCCCGTCGACGGCGAGATCGACATCATGGAACATGTCGGCAACAAGCCGGGCGAGATTCTCGGCAGCGTCTACACAGGGGCCAGCAACTGGCCGATGGGCACTGCCCGCACGGACAAGGTCTTGCTGCCCGACGCCTGCCACGCCTTCCACAATTACCAGCTGACGTGGACGCGGGAGCGCATCCGCATCGGCGTCGATGGCCGCGACTATGCGGAGCTCGTCAATCCGCAGGATGGCGACTACAACAAGTGGCCGTTCGACAGCCCGCAATATCTGCTGCTGAACCTGGCGGTGGGCGGCGGGCTGGGCGGCGAGGTGCAGGACGCCAGCTTGCCGTGGCAGTTCGAAGTGGATTACGTCCGGGTCTATCAACCCTGA
- a CDS encoding TonB-dependent receptor, with product MHYPKAKQKLIALAVASACAWPALAQAQDQTRQPDTGQTALSTSGSSGDAPVASVVVTGLRASMQSSLNLKRNADGIVDGIVAEDIGKFPDTNLAESLQRISGVSIDRSIGEGSKVTVRGVGPDFNMVLLNGRQMPTSNLGDLNGRAFDFANLASEAISQIQVYKTSRADTPTGGIGATLNVMTARPLDRPGFQASVGVKGVYDKSSSNLPGDVQSGDRVTPEISGIYSTTWNDNMFGIAVSASYQERNLGYNTASVSSGWKGPFRGDENNWGAIPLPGAPGSENITNRPGPTDVYSVPQNLNYAFSGVQRQRTNGQLTFQFAPRKDITTTLDYTYSENKIQTRRQDLSAWFNFGPSTSSWTNGPAAGPLVYTEIINPANSDIAMGGADFATKSANKSLGFNAAWKVNNTLKLELDAHRSTAESMADSPWGSDNVLGTSSFSRGNTTADFSQDFPVLSIQGADFQRAPQQVTGSAFRNGYMKGEVTQTQFKGRLKLLEASELNFGLSATKVDNRSAFSTMQRDTWGGATSPADYPSSVWHAETVRQYFDKIDGSGNPNLFNNFYTFDFGQVRDLAIKASGRPDLYSVKDHWDTDQRTEEKSKSLYLQFNTDWDTHLPLRTALGLRYEKTDVVSRALVPTATSISWVSQNELPVQFGDPSFTTLTGKYHHLLPSLDSDLQLREDMKLRLSYGHTIGRPRYDQIAGGVVLDHLARLDGGTGSQGNPALKPVKSKNLDLSYEWYYGKQNFFAVGFFKKNLENYAGQSKVDVTLENLHTPVGGAFWNEALANGCAGADTTCIRNYIFRNHAGAAGVTRGADDASGNATGTIVGQPNDPVAKFRITTFSNQKKADVKGLELNVQHMFGDSGFGISANYTYVDSGLGFNNAGIGEQFALVGLSDSANLIGIYENAGWTVRAAYNWRDKFLASTFDAAGPNPQYTESYGQFDLSVNYAITPKLSVQFEGINLTNETTRQHGRTETMLVNATQTGPRYMLGMRYKF from the coding sequence ATGCACTACCCCAAGGCAAAACAAAAACTGATTGCGCTGGCGGTTGCCAGCGCGTGCGCCTGGCCGGCATTGGCGCAGGCGCAGGACCAGACCCGCCAGCCGGACACCGGGCAAACAGCCCTCAGCACGTCCGGCAGCTCGGGCGATGCGCCGGTGGCGTCCGTCGTCGTCACGGGCCTGCGCGCCAGCATGCAGTCCTCGCTGAACCTGAAACGCAATGCCGACGGCATTGTCGATGGCATCGTGGCCGAGGATATCGGCAAGTTTCCGGATACAAACCTGGCCGAATCGCTGCAGCGCATTTCCGGCGTGTCGATCGACCGCTCGATCGGCGAAGGATCCAAGGTCACGGTGCGCGGCGTCGGGCCCGATTTCAACATGGTGCTGCTCAATGGCCGGCAGATGCCGACGTCGAACCTGGGCGACCTGAATGGCCGCGCATTCGACTTCGCCAACCTGGCCTCCGAGGCGATTTCGCAGATCCAGGTCTATAAAACCAGCCGTGCCGATACGCCCACGGGCGGCATCGGCGCCACCCTGAACGTCATGACGGCGCGTCCGCTGGACCGCCCCGGCTTCCAGGCCAGCGTCGGCGTCAAGGGTGTCTACGACAAGTCGTCGTCGAACCTGCCGGGCGACGTCCAATCGGGAGACCGGGTGACGCCGGAAATCTCCGGCATCTACAGCACGACGTGGAACGACAATATGTTCGGCATCGCCGTCAGCGCCAGCTACCAGGAGCGCAACCTGGGCTACAACACGGCATCGGTCTCCAGCGGCTGGAAGGGGCCGTTTCGCGGCGACGAGAACAACTGGGGCGCGATCCCCCTGCCCGGCGCGCCTGGCTCGGAGAACATCACCAACCGCCCCGGTCCGACCGACGTCTATTCGGTGCCGCAAAACCTGAACTATGCCTTCTCCGGCGTGCAGCGCCAGCGCACCAACGGCCAGTTGACGTTCCAGTTCGCGCCGCGCAAGGACATCACGACAACGCTCGACTACACCTATTCGGAAAACAAGATCCAGACGCGCCGCCAGGACTTGTCCGCGTGGTTCAACTTCGGCCCGTCCACCAGCAGCTGGACCAATGGCCCGGCCGCGGGACCGCTGGTTTACACGGAGATCATCAATCCTGCCAACAGTGACATCGCCATGGGCGGCGCCGACTTCGCGACCAAAAGCGCCAACAAGTCGCTGGGCTTCAACGCGGCCTGGAAGGTCAACAACACTCTGAAGCTGGAACTGGACGCGCACCGCTCCACTGCCGAATCGATGGCGGATAGCCCGTGGGGATCGGACAACGTGCTGGGCACGTCGTCCTTCAGCCGCGGCAACACGACGGCGGACTTCAGCCAGGACTTCCCGGTCCTGTCGATCCAGGGCGCGGACTTCCAGCGCGCGCCGCAACAGGTGACAGGGTCCGCTTTCCGCAACGGCTACATGAAGGGCGAGGTGACGCAGACGCAGTTCAAGGGTCGCCTGAAGCTGCTGGAAGCGTCGGAGCTGAACTTTGGCTTGTCGGCAACAAAGGTCGACAATCGCTCGGCCTTCTCCACCATGCAGCGCGACACGTGGGGCGGCGCCACCAGCCCGGCCGACTACCCGAGCAGCGTGTGGCACGCCGAGACCGTGCGCCAGTATTTCGACAAGATCGACGGCAGCGGCAACCCGAACCTGTTCAACAACTTCTATACGTTCGACTTCGGGCAGGTGCGCGACCTGGCCATCAAGGCATCCGGCCGGCCCGACCTGTACTCGGTCAAGGATCACTGGGATACGGACCAGCGCACGGAGGAAAAGTCGAAGAGCCTGTACCTGCAGTTCAATACCGACTGGGACACGCACCTGCCGCTGCGCACGGCGCTGGGCCTGCGCTATGAAAAAACCGACGTCGTATCGAGGGCCCTGGTGCCCACGGCCACGTCGATCAGCTGGGTCTCGCAGAACGAGCTGCCGGTGCAGTTTGGCGATCCGTCGTTCACGACCCTGACCGGCAAATACCACCACCTGCTGCCCAGCCTCGACTCCGATCTTCAGCTGCGCGAGGACATGAAGCTGCGCCTGTCGTACGGCCACACGATCGGCCGGCCGCGCTACGACCAGATTGCCGGCGGCGTGGTGCTGGACCACCTGGCCCGTCTCGATGGCGGCACGGGCTCGCAGGGCAATCCGGCACTGAAGCCGGTGAAGTCGAAAAACCTGGACCTGTCCTACGAATGGTACTACGGCAAACAGAACTTCTTTGCCGTGGGCTTCTTCAAGAAGAACCTGGAGAACTACGCCGGGCAGTCGAAGGTCGACGTCACGCTGGAGAACCTGCACACCCCGGTCGGCGGCGCGTTCTGGAACGAAGCGCTGGCCAACGGCTGCGCCGGTGCCGACACGACCTGCATCCGCAATTACATCTTCCGCAATCATGCCGGTGCCGCAGGCGTCACACGGGGCGCGGACGACGCGTCCGGCAACGCGACGGGTACGATCGTTGGCCAGCCGAACGATCCGGTGGCGAAGTTCCGCATCACGACGTTCTCGAATCAGAAGAAGGCCGACGTGAAAGGACTGGAGCTCAACGTGCAGCACATGTTTGGCGACAGCGGCTTCGGCATCTCGGCCAACTACACATATGTCGATTCCGGCCTGGGGTTCAACAACGCCGGCATCGGCGAGCAGTTCGCGCTGGTCGGGCTGTCCGATTCGGCCAACCTGATCGGCATCTATGAGAACGCCGGCTGGACGGTGCGGGCGGCCTACAACTGGCGCGACAAGTTCCTGGCCTCGACGTTCGACGCGGCCGGCCCCAACCCGCAGTACACGGAAAGCTACGGCCAGTTCGACCTGAGCGTCAACTATGCCATCACGCCGAAACTGTCCGTGCAGTTCGAGGGCATCAACCTGACCAACGAGACGACCCGCCAGCACGGCCGCACCGAGACCATGCTGGTGAACGCGACGCAGACGGGCCCACGCTACATGTTGGGAATGCGCTACAAGTTCTGA
- a CDS encoding tryptophan halogenase family protein: MVQAIRRIVIVGGGSAGWLTAGMIAADHQAASPHGLQVTLIESPDVAPIGVGEGTWPSMRDTLRRIGVPETAFFRECDAAFKQGSLFRGWREPAGDDYYFHPFVLPQGYGEADLVGPWQAAYAQVPFADLVSFQPHLCAKGRAPKQPGTPEYAAVANYGYHLDAGKFGVFLRKHCLERLGVRYVPDHVTGIASHDNGDIAALHTREHGALAGDLFIDCTGMQSLLLGRHFDIPVISQRHVLFNDSALAVQVPYQSDDSPIASQTTSTAQRTGWIWDIGLPTRRGIGHVYSSAHTSDAQAEADLRAYVGSEGMPTPRKLTFEPGYRREFWHRNCVAIGLSAGFIEPLEASALALVEMSAALVSDDLPATRADMDVVARRFNDAFTYRWERVVEFLKLHYVLSRRDGAYWEDNRSENTIPERLRELLALWRHRPPSRLDFHRIEEVFPSASWQYVLYGMGFVPAPGGTRRADPEAAAHYYREAADLTRRMLGALPSNRELLEHIRRHGLQKI, translated from the coding sequence ATGGTTCAAGCGATTCGACGCATCGTGATTGTCGGCGGTGGCTCGGCCGGCTGGCTGACGGCCGGCATGATCGCCGCCGACCACCAGGCGGCATCCCCGCACGGGCTGCAAGTCACGCTGATTGAATCGCCCGACGTGGCGCCCATCGGCGTGGGCGAAGGCACGTGGCCTTCCATGCGCGACACGCTGCGCCGCATCGGCGTCCCTGAGACGGCGTTCTTCCGCGAATGCGATGCCGCGTTCAAGCAAGGCTCCCTGTTCCGCGGCTGGCGCGAACCGGCAGGCGACGACTATTATTTTCACCCGTTCGTCCTGCCGCAGGGCTATGGCGAAGCGGATCTGGTCGGACCGTGGCAGGCCGCTTACGCGCAGGTGCCGTTCGCCGACCTGGTGAGCTTCCAGCCGCACCTGTGTGCAAAGGGCCGCGCGCCGAAGCAGCCGGGCACGCCGGAATACGCGGCCGTCGCCAACTACGGCTATCACCTCGACGCCGGCAAGTTCGGCGTCTTCCTGCGCAAGCACTGCCTGGAACGCCTTGGGGTGCGCTACGTGCCCGATCACGTGACCGGCATCGCCTCGCACGACAATGGCGACATCGCCGCGCTGCACACGCGCGAACATGGCGCGCTGGCGGGCGACCTGTTCATCGACTGCACGGGCATGCAGTCGCTGCTGCTGGGCCGCCACTTCGATATCCCCGTCATCTCGCAACGGCACGTGCTGTTCAACGACAGCGCGCTGGCCGTGCAGGTCCCGTACCAGAGCGATGACAGTCCGATCGCATCGCAGACGACGTCCACCGCGCAGCGCACCGGCTGGATCTGGGACATCGGCCTGCCGACGCGGCGCGGCATCGGCCATGTCTATTCCAGCGCCCACACGAGCGACGCGCAAGCGGAAGCCGACCTGCGCGCCTACGTTGGCAGCGAAGGCATGCCAACACCGCGCAAGCTGACGTTCGAGCCGGGCTACCGGCGCGAATTCTGGCACCGCAACTGCGTGGCCATCGGCCTGTCGGCCGGCTTTATCGAGCCGCTGGAAGCCTCCGCGCTGGCGTTGGTCGAGATGTCGGCAGCGCTGGTCAGCGACGACCTGCCGGCCACGCGCGCGGACATGGACGTCGTCGCGCGCCGCTTCAACGACGCGTTCACCTATCGCTGGGAACGGGTCGTCGAATTCCTCAAGCTGCACTACGTGCTGAGCCGGCGCGACGGTGCCTACTGGGAGGACAACCGCAGCGAGAACACCATTCCGGAACGACTGCGCGAGCTGCTGGCGCTGTGGCGTCACCGGCCGCCGTCGCGGTTGGATTTTCATCGCATCGAGGAAGTGTTCCCGTCCGCCAGCTGGCAATACGTGCTGTACGGGATGGGATTCGTACCGGCGCCGGGCGGCACGCGCCGCGCCGACCCCGAGGCCGCCGCGCACTATTACCGCGAGGCGGCCGACCTGACGCGCAGGATGCTGGGCGCCCTGCCGTCGAACCGTGAACTGCTGGAGCATATTCGCCGCCACGGCCTGCAAAAAATATAA